A stretch of the Enterobacter mori genome encodes the following:
- a CDS encoding glycoside hydrolase family 31 protein: MKTLKNWTVDKQSANHLELLVDNQHRLCLYVLEENLFRVLIKRKGELALDRTWSIAPEQDVPWEGRRRDDISGFSCPTWTLTQQGETLTVATAQLRVTVHQPLWLEWHYRNDAGEWQPLVNDRPTSAYLLNTHGDGVAHYLSRRKDERFYGLGEKAGDLQRNGKRYEMRNLDAMGYNAASTDPLYKHIPFTITRRDDVSYGLFYDNLSNCWLDLGNEIDNYHTAYRRWQAEAGDIDYYIFTGKRVLDVTKAFVRLTGKTLFGPKWSLGYSGSTMHYTDAPDAQNQLMNFIRLCEEHAIPCDSFQLSSGYTSINGKRYVFNWNYDKVPQPKVMSQAFHDAGLKLAANIKPCLLQDHPRYNEVAESGLFIRDSETDAPERSSFWDDEGSHLDFTNPQTVQWWQSGVTTQLLEMGIDSTWNDNNEYEVWDGEARCFGFGQEIAIKHIRPVMPLLMMRASLEAQQRFAPEKRPYLISRSGCAGMQRYVQTWSGDNRTNWDTLRYNIRMGLGMSLSGLFNVGHDVGGFSGDKPDAELFVRWVQNGVMHPRFTIHSWNDDHTVNEPWMYPGVTPAIRGAVELRYRLLPYLYTLLWQAHADDEPMLRPTFLDHEHDTQTFEECDDFLLGRDLLVASVVEAGQRERRVWLPDNDTGWYDFYTHAWYAGGQSIVLDAPLEKLPLLVRAGAGLPLSERITHVSAEKDTTRELKLFPLKGVGTTSGMLFEDDGESWGYQNGNALWVEWEMVCDGATINLKVNARGDYRPAWTALKVSLPAGEKRTLRVNGVEGGEWVV, from the coding sequence ATGAAAACCCTGAAAAACTGGACCGTAGATAAGCAGTCGGCAAATCATCTGGAATTGCTGGTCGATAACCAGCACCGCCTGTGCCTGTATGTGCTGGAAGAGAACCTGTTCCGCGTGCTGATTAAGCGCAAAGGGGAACTGGCGCTGGACCGCACCTGGAGCATTGCGCCGGAACAAGACGTGCCGTGGGAAGGCCGCCGTCGTGACGACATAAGCGGTTTCTCCTGCCCGACCTGGACGCTAACGCAGCAGGGTGAGACGCTAACCGTGGCCACCGCACAGCTGCGCGTTACCGTCCACCAGCCGCTGTGGCTGGAGTGGCACTACCGCAATGACGCGGGGGAATGGCAGCCGCTGGTCAACGACCGCCCTACCAGCGCCTACCTGCTGAACACCCACGGCGACGGCGTGGCGCACTACCTTAGCCGCCGTAAGGACGAGCGTTTCTACGGGCTGGGCGAGAAAGCGGGCGATCTGCAGCGCAACGGCAAACGCTACGAGATGCGTAACCTCGACGCGATGGGCTACAACGCGGCCAGCACCGACCCGCTGTACAAGCACATCCCGTTCACTATCACCCGCCGCGACGACGTCAGCTACGGCCTGTTCTACGACAACCTGAGCAACTGCTGGCTGGATCTGGGTAACGAAATCGACAACTACCACACCGCCTATCGTCGCTGGCAGGCGGAAGCGGGCGATATCGATTACTACATCTTTACCGGCAAGCGCGTGCTGGACGTCACCAAAGCCTTTGTGCGCCTGACCGGGAAAACGCTGTTCGGACCGAAATGGAGCCTGGGCTACAGCGGCTCGACCATGCATTACACCGACGCGCCGGACGCGCAAAACCAGCTGATGAACTTCATCCGCCTGTGCGAAGAGCACGCCATTCCGTGCGACTCGTTCCAGCTCTCGTCCGGCTATACCTCCATCAACGGCAAGCGCTACGTCTTTAACTGGAATTACGACAAGGTGCCGCAGCCGAAGGTAATGAGCCAGGCATTCCACGACGCAGGGTTGAAGCTTGCGGCCAACATCAAGCCGTGCCTGCTGCAGGACCATCCGCGCTATAACGAAGTGGCGGAAAGCGGCCTGTTCATTCGCGATTCAGAAACCGATGCGCCTGAACGTTCCAGCTTCTGGGATGACGAAGGCTCGCACCTCGATTTTACCAACCCGCAGACGGTGCAGTGGTGGCAGAGCGGCGTCACCACGCAGCTGCTGGAGATGGGTATCGACTCTACCTGGAACGACAACAACGAATATGAAGTGTGGGACGGGGAAGCGCGCTGCTTTGGCTTCGGCCAGGAGATTGCCATCAAGCACATTCGCCCGGTGATGCCGCTGCTGATGATGCGCGCCTCGCTGGAAGCGCAGCAGCGCTTTGCGCCGGAAAAGCGCCCGTACCTGATTTCCCGCTCCGGCTGCGCCGGGATGCAGCGCTACGTCCAGACATGGAGCGGCGACAACCGCACCAACTGGGACACCCTGCGCTATAACATCCGCATGGGGCTGGGCATGAGCCTGTCCGGGCTGTTCAACGTCGGTCACGACGTCGGCGGTTTCTCCGGCGACAAACCGGACGCCGAGCTGTTCGTGCGCTGGGTGCAGAACGGCGTGATGCACCCGCGCTTTACCATTCACTCGTGGAATGATGACCACACCGTGAACGAGCCGTGGATGTACCCGGGCGTCACGCCAGCCATTCGCGGCGCGGTTGAGCTGCGCTACCGCCTGCTGCCGTATCTCTACACCCTGCTCTGGCAGGCGCACGCCGACGACGAGCCAATGCTGCGCCCGACCTTCCTCGATCACGAGCACGATACGCAGACGTTTGAGGAGTGCGATGACTTCCTGCTGGGCCGCGACCTGCTGGTGGCCAGCGTCGTCGAAGCCGGGCAGCGCGAGCGCCGCGTCTGGTTGCCGGATAACGACACCGGCTGGTACGATTTTTACACCCACGCGTGGTATGCAGGCGGCCAGTCGATCGTTCTCGACGCGCCGCTGGAAAAACTGCCGCTGCTGGTGCGCGCCGGTGCCGGTCTGCCGCTAAGCGAGCGCATCACGCATGTAAGTGCCGAAAAAGATACGACCCGCGAGCTGAAGCTGTTCCCGCTGAAGGGCGTCGGCACAACCTCGGGCATGCTGTTTGAAGATGACGGGGAAAGTTGGGGCTACCAGAACGGCAATGCGCTGTGGGTGGAATGGGAAATGGTGTGCGATGGCGCAACCATCAACCTGAAGGTGAACGCGCGCGGGGATTACCGTCCGGCGTGGACAGCGCTGAAGGTGTCGTTACCGGCGGGGGAAAAACGTACGCTGCGGGTGAATGGGGTTGAAGGGGGCGAGTGGGTGGTGTAG
- a CDS encoding ABC-F family ATPase: MLVTSNVTMQFGSKPLFENISVKFGGGNRYGLIGANGSGKSTFMKILGGDLEPTLGNVSLDPNERIGKLRQDQFAFEEFTVLDTVIMGHAELWEVKQERDRIYALAEMSEEDGYKVADLETQYGEMDGYSAEARAGELLLGVGIPVEQHYGPMSEVAPGWKLRVLLAQALFSNPDILLLDEPTNNLDIDTIRWLEQTLNDRDSTMIIISHDRHFLNMVCTHMADLDYGELRVYPGNYDEYMTAATQARERLLADNAKKKAQIADLQSFVSRFSANASKSRQATSRARQIDKIKLDEVKASSRQNPFIRFEQDKKLFRNALEVEALAKGFENGPLFKKFNLLLEVGEKIAILGANGVGKSTMLKTLVGELQPDNGTVKWSENAQIGYYAQDHEYEFENDLTVFDWMSQWKQEGDDEQAVRSILGRLLFSQDDIKKPAKVLSGGEKGRMLFGKLMMEKPNILVMDEPTNHLDMESIESLNMALEMYQGTLIFVSHDREFVSSLATRVIEITPERVVDFTGNYEDYLRSKGIDG; the protein is encoded by the coding sequence GTGTTAGTTACCAGCAACGTCACTATGCAGTTTGGCAGTAAGCCGCTGTTCGAAAACATTTCCGTCAAATTTGGCGGCGGCAACCGTTACGGCCTGATTGGTGCCAACGGTAGCGGAAAATCCACCTTTATGAAAATCCTCGGCGGTGACCTGGAGCCGACGCTCGGCAACGTGTCGCTCGACCCTAACGAGCGTATCGGTAAGCTGCGCCAGGATCAGTTCGCCTTCGAAGAGTTCACCGTGCTCGACACCGTGATCATGGGGCACGCGGAGCTGTGGGAAGTGAAGCAGGAGCGCGATCGCATCTACGCGCTGGCCGAAATGAGCGAAGAAGACGGCTATAAAGTGGCCGATCTGGAAACGCAGTACGGCGAGATGGACGGTTACTCTGCGGAAGCGCGCGCGGGCGAGCTGTTGCTGGGCGTAGGCATTCCGGTTGAACAGCATTACGGCCCGATGAGCGAAGTTGCGCCAGGCTGGAAGCTGCGTGTGCTGCTGGCACAGGCGCTGTTCTCTAACCCGGATATCCTGCTGCTCGACGAACCGACGAACAACCTGGACATCGACACCATCCGCTGGCTGGAGCAGACGCTGAACGACCGCGACAGCACCATGATCATCATCTCGCACGACCGTCACTTCCTGAACATGGTTTGTACCCACATGGCGGATCTGGATTACGGCGAGCTGCGCGTTTACCCGGGCAACTACGACGAATACATGACGGCGGCCACCCAGGCGCGTGAACGTCTGCTGGCGGATAACGCCAAGAAGAAAGCGCAGATCGCTGACCTGCAGTCCTTCGTCAGCCGCTTTAGCGCCAACGCCTCTAAGTCGCGTCAGGCGACCTCGCGTGCTCGTCAGATTGACAAAATCAAGCTGGACGAAGTCAAAGCCTCCAGCCGTCAGAACCCGTTCATCCGCTTCGAGCAGGACAAGAAACTGTTCCGTAACGCGCTGGAAGTGGAAGCCCTGGCAAAAGGTTTTGAGAACGGCCCGCTGTTTAAAAAATTCAACCTGCTGCTGGAAGTGGGCGAGAAGATTGCCATCCTCGGCGCGAACGGCGTGGGTAAATCCACCATGCTGAAAACCCTGGTGGGCGAACTGCAGCCGGACAACGGCACCGTGAAGTGGTCTGAAAACGCGCAGATTGGCTACTACGCGCAGGACCATGAATACGAGTTCGAAAACGACCTCACCGTCTTCGACTGGATGAGCCAGTGGAAGCAGGAAGGCGACGACGAACAGGCGGTGCGCAGCATTCTGGGTCGTCTGCTGTTCAGCCAGGACGACATCAAAAAGCCTGCTAAAGTGCTCTCCGGTGGTGAGAAAGGCCGCATGCTGTTCGGCAAACTGATGATGGAAAAACCGAATATCCTGGTGATGGATGAACCGACCAACCACCTGGACATGGAATCTATCGAATCCCTGAACATGGCGCTGGAGATGTATCAGGGAACGCTGATCTTCGTCTCTCACGACCGTGAGTTCGTCAGCTCCCTGGCGACCCGCGTGATCGAAATTACGCCAGAGCGCGTGGTGGACTTCACCGGTAACTACGAAGACTACCTGCGCAGTAAAGGTATCGACGGCTAA
- the ldtB gene encoding L,D-transpeptidase: MNMKLTTLFAAALAVVGFCKTASAVTYPLPTDGSRLVGQNQVVIVPEGNAQPLEYFAAEYQLGLSNMLEANPGVDPYLPKAGTVLNIPQQLILPDTVHEGIVINSAEMRLYYYPKGTNTVIVLPIGIGQLGKDTPLNWTTKVERKKAGPTWTPTAKMHAEYIAAGEPLPAVVPAGPDNPMGLYALYIGRLYAIHGTNANFGIGLRVSHGCVRLRNDDIKFLFENVPVGTRVQFINEPVKATSEPDGSRYIEVHNPLSTSEDQINNNEIVPINLTSAVQSVTSQADVETTVVDQAIQNRSGMPVRLN, translated from the coding sequence ATGAACATGAAATTGACAACGCTTTTTGCGGCAGCGTTAGCCGTAGTAGGTTTTTGCAAGACCGCTTCTGCGGTGACGTATCCCCTGCCGACAGACGGTAGCCGTCTGGTTGGGCAAAACCAGGTGGTGATTGTGCCGGAAGGCAACGCTCAGCCGCTGGAATATTTTGCCGCTGAATACCAGCTCGGTCTGTCTAACATGCTGGAAGCAAACCCGGGCGTTGACCCGTATCTGCCAAAAGCAGGTACCGTGCTGAACATCCCTCAGCAGCTGATCCTGCCGGATACTGTTCATGAAGGTATCGTAATCAACAGCGCCGAAATGCGTCTGTATTACTACCCGAAAGGCACTAACACCGTTATCGTGCTGCCAATCGGTATCGGCCAGCTGGGTAAAGATACTCCGCTGAACTGGACCACCAAAGTTGAGCGTAAGAAAGCGGGCCCAACCTGGACCCCGACGGCGAAAATGCACGCTGAGTACATTGCTGCGGGCGAACCGCTGCCAGCCGTTGTGCCAGCAGGCCCGGATAACCCAATGGGTCTTTACGCGCTGTACATTGGCCGCCTGTATGCCATCCACGGTACCAACGCCAACTTCGGCATCGGCCTGCGCGTAAGTCACGGCTGTGTGCGTCTGCGTAACGACGACATTAAGTTCCTGTTCGAAAACGTACCGGTCGGTACCCGCGTGCAGTTCATCAACGAACCGGTGAAAGCGACCTCTGAGCCAGACGGCAGCCGTTACATTGAGGTTCACAACCCGCTGTCCACCAGCGAAGATCAGATCAACAACAACGAAATCGTGCCAATCAACCTGACCAGCGCGGTGCAGTCCGTGACCTCTCAGGCTGACGTGGAAACGACCGTGGTTGACCAGGCGATCCAGAACCGTTCTGGTATGCCAGTGCGTCTGAACTAA
- a CDS encoding MFS transporter: MSQDINNTVATSKTRRVIKNLRWYVLVLFLLGVTVNYITRNSLGILAPELKESLGITTEQYSWIVGAFQIAYTIFQPLCGWLIDVIGLKIGFMVCAGIWALMCIFHAGAGSWLHLAILRFFMGASEAAATPANAKTIGEWFPKSERPVAAGWAGVGFSIGAMLAPPIIYFAHASFGWQGAFMFTGVLALLWVILWWAFYHNPEQHPNLSKDELAFIKQDNEPPAVKLPFLTALKTVSKNKRFYGIAIPAFMAEPAWAVLSFWVPLYLAKEHGMDLKQIAMFAWLPFLAADLGSVASGYLTRLYTRLFGCSRVNSVVASSVTGAFLMISLGIVAVTRDPYITIVLISIGGFGHQIISCMLSALVVESFDKGQMATVNGMRGSAAWIASFLFSLLIGVTADKIGFNPLFIAMGFFDLIGALFLVAFIAERRAKRA, encoded by the coding sequence ATGAGTCAGGACATCAATAACACCGTTGCGACAAGCAAAACCCGTCGCGTCATCAAGAACCTGCGCTGGTACGTGCTGGTGCTGTTCTTACTTGGCGTCACCGTTAACTACATCACCCGAAACTCGCTCGGGATCCTCGCCCCGGAGCTGAAAGAGAGCCTCGGGATCACCACCGAGCAATACTCCTGGATCGTCGGCGCGTTCCAGATCGCCTACACCATTTTCCAGCCCCTGTGCGGCTGGCTGATCGACGTTATCGGCCTGAAGATTGGCTTTATGGTCTGCGCCGGGATCTGGGCGCTGATGTGTATTTTCCATGCGGGCGCCGGAAGCTGGCTGCACCTGGCGATTCTGCGCTTCTTTATGGGTGCCTCAGAGGCCGCCGCTACCCCGGCGAACGCCAAAACCATCGGCGAATGGTTCCCGAAATCAGAGCGCCCCGTTGCCGCAGGCTGGGCGGGCGTCGGCTTCTCCATTGGCGCGATGCTGGCTCCGCCTATCATCTACTTTGCTCACGCCTCGTTCGGCTGGCAGGGCGCGTTTATGTTTACCGGCGTGCTGGCGCTGCTGTGGGTGATCCTCTGGTGGGCGTTCTACCACAACCCGGAGCAGCACCCGAACCTGAGCAAGGACGAACTGGCGTTTATCAAGCAGGATAACGAACCGCCTGCCGTCAAGCTGCCCTTCCTGACCGCGCTGAAAACCGTCTCGAAAAACAAACGCTTCTACGGTATCGCCATCCCGGCTTTTATGGCGGAACCGGCCTGGGCAGTGCTGAGCTTCTGGGTGCCGCTGTACCTCGCCAAAGAGCACGGCATGGACCTGAAGCAGATTGCGATGTTTGCCTGGCTGCCGTTCCTCGCCGCCGATCTCGGCAGCGTGGCAAGTGGTTACCTGACGCGTCTGTACACCCGCCTGTTCGGCTGCTCCCGCGTTAACTCGGTCGTTGCCAGCTCCGTGACGGGCGCGTTCCTGATGATCTCTCTGGGCATCGTGGCCGTTACCCGCGACCCGTATATCACCATCGTGTTGATCTCCATCGGCGGCTTCGGGCACCAGATCATCTCCTGCATGCTGAGCGCCCTGGTCGTGGAGTCGTTCGACAAAGGCCAGATGGCCACCGTCAACGGCATGCGCGGCTCGGCGGCGTGGATCGCCAGCTTCCTGTTCTCCCTGTTAATCGGGGTGACCGCCGACAAAATCGGCTTCAACCCGCTCTTTATTGCCATGGGCTTTTTTGACCTGATTGGCGCTCTCTTCCTGGTAGCATTTATTGCTGAACGTCGCGCCAAGCGCGCCTGA